A window from Canis lupus familiaris isolate Mischka breed German Shepherd chromosome 18, alternate assembly UU_Cfam_GSD_1.0, whole genome shotgun sequence encodes these proteins:
- the DGKZ gene encoding diacylglycerol kinase zeta isoform X1 encodes METFFRRRFQRKEPGPGEGQRRPSSVGLPTGKARRRSPAGQASSLLAQRRRSSAQLQGCLLSCGVGARGASRRRSSTAPPACNPRFVVNEVPTAQPATVGAQLLSTPLLLAGLIGMNEEEEASREEDVTVAALSATQLGARRLGPSLHRGTLLPVPGCLRRRRRASSHLLPADVVYDCALWGLHGYYRRLSQQRAPGPHPGPGGRRASGTAAGALLPARVRPLSRRRQVALRRKSAGPQTWSALLAKAITKSGLQHLAPPPPTPGALCSEPERQIRSTVDWSESATYGEHIWFETNVSGDFCYVGEQYCVAKMLQKSVSRRKCAACKIVVHTPCIEQLEKINFRCKPSFRESGSRNIREPTFVRHHWVHRRRQDGKCRHCGKGFQQKFTFHSKEIVAISCSWCKQAYHSKVSCFMLQQIEEPCSLGVHAAVVIPPTWILRARRPQNTLKASKKKKRASFKRKSSKKGPEEGRWRPFIIRPTPSPLMKPLLVFVNPKSGGNQGAKIIQSFLWYLNPRQVFDLSQGGPKEALEMYRKVHNLRILACGGDGTVGWILSTLDQLRLKPPPPVAILPLGTGNDLARTLNWGGGYTDEPVSKILSHVEEGNVVQLDRWDLRAEPNPDAGPEERDEGATDRLPLDVFNNYFSLGFDAHVTLEFHESREANPEKFNSRFRNKMFYAGTAFSDFLMGSSKDLAKHIRVVCDGTDLTPKIQDLKPQCIVFLNIPRYCAGTMPWGHPGEHHDFEPQRHDDGYLEVIGFTMTSLAALQVGGHGERLTQCREVVLTTSKAIPVQVDGEPCKLAASRIRIALRNQATMVQKAKRRSAAPLHSDQQPVPEQLRIQVSRVSMHDYEALHYDKEQLKEASVPLGTVVVPGDSDLELCRAHIERLQQQEPEGAGAKSPTCQKLSPKWCFLDATTASRFYRIDRAQEHLNYVTEIAQDEIYILDPELLGASARPDLPTPTSPLPTSPCSPTLRSLPGDAVPPKGEELIEAAKRNNFCKLQELHRAGGDLMHRDEQSRTLLHHAVSTGSKEVVRYLLDHAPPEILDAVEENGETCLHQAAALGQRTICHYIVEAGASLMKTDQQGDTPRQRAEKAQDTELAAYLENRQHYQMIQREDQETAV; translated from the exons ATGGAGACCTTCTTTAGGAGACGCTTCCAGCGGAAGGAGccaggccccggggaggggcAGCGGCGGCCCAGCAGCGTGGGGCTGCCCACAGGCAAGGCCCGGCGCCGCTCCCCTGCTGGACAGGCCTCCTCCTTGCTGGCACAGCGGCGCCGCTCCAGTGCACAGCTCCAGGGCTGCCTCCTGAGCTGCGGGGTGGGGGCCCGGGGTGCCAGCCGCCGGCGCTCCAGCACCGCACCTCCTGCCTGCAACCCCCGCTTCGTCGTGAATGAGGTGCCCACCGCACAGCCTGCCACTGTTGGGGCGCAGCTTCTCAGCACACCCTTGCTGTTGGCTGGGCTCATAGGcatgaatgaggaggaggaggcgtcTCGGGAGGAGGACGTGACAGTTGCGGCATTGAGTGCCACCCAGCTGGGCGCCAGGAGACTGGGCCCCTCCTTGCACCGGGGCACCCTCCTGCCTGTGCCTGGCTGTCTGCGCCGGCGGCGCCGAgcctcctcccacctgctccctgcTGACGTGGTGTATGACTGTGCCCTCTGGGGCCTGCACGGTTACTATCGACGCCTCAGCCAGCAGCGGGCCCCAGGCCCACACCCCGGCCCTGGGGGCCGAAGAGCCTCAGGCACCGCAGCTGGCGCTCTGCTGCCTGCCCGAGTGCGCCCGCTGTCCCGCAGGCGACAGGTAGCCCTACGGCGCAAGTCGGCGGGACCCCAGACCTGGAGTGCCCTGCTTGC GAAAGCCATCACCAAGTCGGGCCTCCAGCACCTggcaccccctcctcccactcccggGGCCCTGTGCAGTGAGCCAGAGCGGCAGATCCGGAGCACTGTGGACTGGAGT GAATCCGCGACGTATGGGGAACACATCTGGTTCGAGACCAACGTGTCGGGGGACTTCTGCTATGTTGGGGAGCAGTACTGTGTAGCTAAGATGCTG CAGAAGTCAGTGTCCCGGAGAAAGTGTGCAGCCTGCAAGATCGTGGTGCACACCCCCTGCATCGAGCAGCTAGAGAAG ATAAATTTCCGCTGTAAACCATCCTTCCGTGAATCAGGCTCCAGGAACATCCGTGAG CCAACCTTCGTGCGGCACCACTGGGTACACAGACGACGTCAGGATGGCAAGTGTCGGCACTGTGGGAAG GGCTTCCAGCAGAAGTTCACCTTCCACAGCAAGGAGATTGTGGCCATCAGTTGCTCCTGGTGCAAGCAAGCG TACCACAGCAAGGTGTCCTGCTTCATGCTGCAGCAGATAGAGGAGCCGTGCTCCCTGGGTGTCCACGCTGCTGTGGTCATCCCGCCCACCTGGATCCTCCGTGCCCGCAGGCCCCAG AATACCCTCAAGgcaagcaagaagaaaaagagagcatcCTTCAAGAGGAAATCGAGCAAGAAAGGGCCAGAG GAGGGCCGCTGGAGACCCTTCATCATCAGGCCCACCCCGTCACCCCTCATGAAGCCCCTGCTGGTGTTTGTGAACCCCAAGAGTGGAGGCAACCAG GGCGCTAAGATCATCCAGTCCTTCCTGTGGTATCTCAACCCCCGCCAAGTCTTTGACCTGAGCCAGGGCGGGCCCAAGGAGGC GCTGGAGATGTACCGCAAAGTGCACAACCTGCGGATCCTGGCGTGTGGAGGTGATGGCACG GTTGGCTGGATCCTCTCCACTCTGGACCAGCTGCGCCTAAAGCCACCACCACCCGTCGCCATCCTGCCCCTGGGCACTGGCAATGACTTGGCCCGTACCCTCAACTGGGGTGGG GGTTACACGGATGAGCCCGTGTCCAAGATCCTGTCGCATGTGGAGGAGGGGAATGTGGTGCAGCTAGACCGCTGGGACCTCCGTGCTGAGCCCAATCCTGATGCGGGGCCTGAGGAGCGGGACGAGGGCGCCACTGACCGG CTGCCCCTGGATGTCTTCAACAACTACTTCAGCCTGGGCTTTGATGCCCACGTCACCCTGGAGTTTCATGAGTCTCGAG AGGCCAACCCGGAGAAATTCAACAGCCGCTTTCGGAATAAGATGTTCTATGCCGGG acaGCCTTCTCCGACTTCCTGATGGGCAGCTCCAAGGACTTGGCCAAGCACATCCGAGTGGTG TGTGACGGAACTGACCTGACCCCCAAGATTCAGGACCTGAAACCCCAGTGCATTGTTTTCCTGAATATCCCCAG GTACTGCGCAGGCACCATGCCCTGGGGCCACCCTGGGGAGCACCATGACTTTGAGCCCCAGCGGCATGATGATGGCTACCTCGAGGTCATTGGCTTTACCATGACGTCCCTG GCAGCACTGCAGGTGGGTGGGCACGGCGAGCGGTTGACGCAGTGCCGCGAGGTGGTGCTCACTACGTCCAAGGCCATCCCGGTGCAGGTGGATGGCGAGCCCTGCAAGCTCGCAGCCTCGCGCATCCGCATCGCCCTGCGCAACCAGGCCACCATGGTGCAGAAGGCCAAGCGGCGGAGTGCCGCCCCCCTGCATAGCGA CCAGCAGCCCGTGCCTGAGCAGCTGCGGATCCAGGTGAGCCGAGTCAGCATGCACGACTACGAGGCCCTGCATTACGACAAGGAGCAGCTCAAGGAGGCCT CTGTGCCACTGGGCACCGTGGTGGTCCCGGGAGACAGCGACCTAGAGCTCTGCCGTGCCCACATCGAGAGGCTCCAGCAG CAGGAGCCCGAAGGTGCTGGAGCCAAGTCCCCCACCTGCCAGAAACTGTCCCCCAAGTGGTGCTTCCTAGATG CCACCACTGCCAGCCGCTTCTACAGGATCGACCGGGCCCAG GAACACCTCAACTACGTGACCGAGATTGCACAGGACGAGATTTATATCTTGGACCCAGAGCTGCTGGGGGCATCTGCCCGGCCTGACCTCCCAACCCccacttcccctctccccacctccccctgctcacccACGCTCCG GTCACTGCCAGGGGACGCGGTGCCCCCCAAAG GTGAAGAGCTGATTGAGGCGGCCAAGAGGAACAACTTCTGTAAG cTCCAGGAGCTGCACCGAGCGGGGGGTGACCTCATGCACCGGGACGAGCAGAGCCGCACGCTCCTGCACCACGCGGTCAGCACAGGCAGCAAGGAAGTGGTCCGCTACCTGCTGGACCACG ccccccCAGAGATCCTTGATGCTGTGGAGGAGAA TGGGGAGACGTGTCTGCACCAGGCGGCAGCCCTGGGCCAGCGCACCATCTGCCACTACATCGTGGAGGCTGGGGCCTCTCTCATGAAGACAGACCAGCAG GGCGACACTCCCCGGCAGCGGGCCGAGAAGGCTCAGGACACGGAGCTGGCCGCCTACCTGGAGAACCGGCAGCACTACCAGATGATCCAGCGGGAGGACCAAGAGACGGCCGTGTAG
- the DGKZ gene encoding diacylglycerol kinase zeta isoform X3 — protein METFFRRRFQRKEPGPGEGQRRPSSVGLPTGKARRRSPAGQASSLLAQRRRSSAQLQGCLLSCGVGARGASRRRSSTAPPACNPRFVVNEVPTAQPATVGAQLLSTPLLLAGLIGMNEEEEASREEDVTVAALSATQLGARRLGPSLHRGTLLPVPGCLRRRRRASSHLLPADVVYDCALWGLHGYYRRLSQQRAPGPHPGPGGRRASGTAAGALLPARVRPLSRRRQVALRRKSAGPQTWSALLAKAITKSGLQHLAPPPPTPGALCSEPERQIRSTVDWSESATYGEHIWFETNVSGDFCYVGEQYCVAKMLKSVSRRKCAACKIVVHTPCIEQLEKINFRCKPSFRESGSRNIREPTFVRHHWVHRRRQDGKCRHCGKGFQQKFTFHSKEIVAISCSWCKQAYHSKVSCFMLQQIEEPCSLGVHAAVVIPPTWILRARRPQNTLKASKKKKRASFKRKSSKKGPEEGRWRPFIIRPTPSPLMKPLLVFVNPKSGGNQGAKIIQSFLWYLNPRQVFDLSQGGPKEALEMYRKVHNLRILACGGDGTVGWILSTLDQLRLKPPPPVAILPLGTGNDLARTLNWGGGYTDEPVSKILSHVEEGNVVQLDRWDLRAEPNPDAGPEERDEGATDRLPLDVFNNYFSLGFDAHVTLEFHESREANPEKFNSRFRNKMFYAGTAFSDFLMGSSKDLAKHIRVVCDGTDLTPKIQDLKPQCIVFLNIPRYCAGTMPWGHPGEHHDFEPQRHDDGYLEVIGFTMTSLAALQVGGHGERLTQCREVVLTTSKAIPVQVDGEPCKLAASRIRIALRNQATMVQKAKRRSAAPLHSDQQPVPEQLRIQVSRVSMHDYEALHYDKEQLKEASVPLGTVVVPGDSDLELCRAHIERLQQQEPEGAGAKSPTCQKLSPKWCFLDATTASRFYRIDRAQEHLNYVTEIAQDEIYILDPELLGASARPDLPTPTSPLPTSPCSPTLRSLPGDAVPPKGEELIEAAKRNNFCKLQELHRAGGDLMHRDEQSRTLLHHAVSTGSKEVVRYLLDHAPPEILDAVEENGETCLHQAAALGQRTICHYIVEAGASLMKTDQQGDTPRQRAEKAQDTELAAYLENRQHYQMIQREDQETAV, from the exons ATGGAGACCTTCTTTAGGAGACGCTTCCAGCGGAAGGAGccaggccccggggaggggcAGCGGCGGCCCAGCAGCGTGGGGCTGCCCACAGGCAAGGCCCGGCGCCGCTCCCCTGCTGGACAGGCCTCCTCCTTGCTGGCACAGCGGCGCCGCTCCAGTGCACAGCTCCAGGGCTGCCTCCTGAGCTGCGGGGTGGGGGCCCGGGGTGCCAGCCGCCGGCGCTCCAGCACCGCACCTCCTGCCTGCAACCCCCGCTTCGTCGTGAATGAGGTGCCCACCGCACAGCCTGCCACTGTTGGGGCGCAGCTTCTCAGCACACCCTTGCTGTTGGCTGGGCTCATAGGcatgaatgaggaggaggaggcgtcTCGGGAGGAGGACGTGACAGTTGCGGCATTGAGTGCCACCCAGCTGGGCGCCAGGAGACTGGGCCCCTCCTTGCACCGGGGCACCCTCCTGCCTGTGCCTGGCTGTCTGCGCCGGCGGCGCCGAgcctcctcccacctgctccctgcTGACGTGGTGTATGACTGTGCCCTCTGGGGCCTGCACGGTTACTATCGACGCCTCAGCCAGCAGCGGGCCCCAGGCCCACACCCCGGCCCTGGGGGCCGAAGAGCCTCAGGCACCGCAGCTGGCGCTCTGCTGCCTGCCCGAGTGCGCCCGCTGTCCCGCAGGCGACAGGTAGCCCTACGGCGCAAGTCGGCGGGACCCCAGACCTGGAGTGCCCTGCTTGC GAAAGCCATCACCAAGTCGGGCCTCCAGCACCTggcaccccctcctcccactcccggGGCCCTGTGCAGTGAGCCAGAGCGGCAGATCCGGAGCACTGTGGACTGGAGT GAATCCGCGACGTATGGGGAACACATCTGGTTCGAGACCAACGTGTCGGGGGACTTCTGCTATGTTGGGGAGCAGTACTGTGTAGCTAAGATGCTG AAGTCAGTGTCCCGGAGAAAGTGTGCAGCCTGCAAGATCGTGGTGCACACCCCCTGCATCGAGCAGCTAGAGAAG ATAAATTTCCGCTGTAAACCATCCTTCCGTGAATCAGGCTCCAGGAACATCCGTGAG CCAACCTTCGTGCGGCACCACTGGGTACACAGACGACGTCAGGATGGCAAGTGTCGGCACTGTGGGAAG GGCTTCCAGCAGAAGTTCACCTTCCACAGCAAGGAGATTGTGGCCATCAGTTGCTCCTGGTGCAAGCAAGCG TACCACAGCAAGGTGTCCTGCTTCATGCTGCAGCAGATAGAGGAGCCGTGCTCCCTGGGTGTCCACGCTGCTGTGGTCATCCCGCCCACCTGGATCCTCCGTGCCCGCAGGCCCCAG AATACCCTCAAGgcaagcaagaagaaaaagagagcatcCTTCAAGAGGAAATCGAGCAAGAAAGGGCCAGAG GAGGGCCGCTGGAGACCCTTCATCATCAGGCCCACCCCGTCACCCCTCATGAAGCCCCTGCTGGTGTTTGTGAACCCCAAGAGTGGAGGCAACCAG GGCGCTAAGATCATCCAGTCCTTCCTGTGGTATCTCAACCCCCGCCAAGTCTTTGACCTGAGCCAGGGCGGGCCCAAGGAGGC GCTGGAGATGTACCGCAAAGTGCACAACCTGCGGATCCTGGCGTGTGGAGGTGATGGCACG GTTGGCTGGATCCTCTCCACTCTGGACCAGCTGCGCCTAAAGCCACCACCACCCGTCGCCATCCTGCCCCTGGGCACTGGCAATGACTTGGCCCGTACCCTCAACTGGGGTGGG GGTTACACGGATGAGCCCGTGTCCAAGATCCTGTCGCATGTGGAGGAGGGGAATGTGGTGCAGCTAGACCGCTGGGACCTCCGTGCTGAGCCCAATCCTGATGCGGGGCCTGAGGAGCGGGACGAGGGCGCCACTGACCGG CTGCCCCTGGATGTCTTCAACAACTACTTCAGCCTGGGCTTTGATGCCCACGTCACCCTGGAGTTTCATGAGTCTCGAG AGGCCAACCCGGAGAAATTCAACAGCCGCTTTCGGAATAAGATGTTCTATGCCGGG acaGCCTTCTCCGACTTCCTGATGGGCAGCTCCAAGGACTTGGCCAAGCACATCCGAGTGGTG TGTGACGGAACTGACCTGACCCCCAAGATTCAGGACCTGAAACCCCAGTGCATTGTTTTCCTGAATATCCCCAG GTACTGCGCAGGCACCATGCCCTGGGGCCACCCTGGGGAGCACCATGACTTTGAGCCCCAGCGGCATGATGATGGCTACCTCGAGGTCATTGGCTTTACCATGACGTCCCTG GCAGCACTGCAGGTGGGTGGGCACGGCGAGCGGTTGACGCAGTGCCGCGAGGTGGTGCTCACTACGTCCAAGGCCATCCCGGTGCAGGTGGATGGCGAGCCCTGCAAGCTCGCAGCCTCGCGCATCCGCATCGCCCTGCGCAACCAGGCCACCATGGTGCAGAAGGCCAAGCGGCGGAGTGCCGCCCCCCTGCATAGCGA CCAGCAGCCCGTGCCTGAGCAGCTGCGGATCCAGGTGAGCCGAGTCAGCATGCACGACTACGAGGCCCTGCATTACGACAAGGAGCAGCTCAAGGAGGCCT CTGTGCCACTGGGCACCGTGGTGGTCCCGGGAGACAGCGACCTAGAGCTCTGCCGTGCCCACATCGAGAGGCTCCAGCAG CAGGAGCCCGAAGGTGCTGGAGCCAAGTCCCCCACCTGCCAGAAACTGTCCCCCAAGTGGTGCTTCCTAGATG CCACCACTGCCAGCCGCTTCTACAGGATCGACCGGGCCCAG GAACACCTCAACTACGTGACCGAGATTGCACAGGACGAGATTTATATCTTGGACCCAGAGCTGCTGGGGGCATCTGCCCGGCCTGACCTCCCAACCCccacttcccctctccccacctccccctgctcacccACGCTCCG GTCACTGCCAGGGGACGCGGTGCCCCCCAAAG GTGAAGAGCTGATTGAGGCGGCCAAGAGGAACAACTTCTGTAAG cTCCAGGAGCTGCACCGAGCGGGGGGTGACCTCATGCACCGGGACGAGCAGAGCCGCACGCTCCTGCACCACGCGGTCAGCACAGGCAGCAAGGAAGTGGTCCGCTACCTGCTGGACCACG ccccccCAGAGATCCTTGATGCTGTGGAGGAGAA TGGGGAGACGTGTCTGCACCAGGCGGCAGCCCTGGGCCAGCGCACCATCTGCCACTACATCGTGGAGGCTGGGGCCTCTCTCATGAAGACAGACCAGCAG GGCGACACTCCCCGGCAGCGGGCCGAGAAGGCTCAGGACACGGAGCTGGCCGCCTACCTGGAGAACCGGCAGCACTACCAGATGATCCAGCGGGAGGACCAAGAGACGGCCGTGTAG
- the DGKZ gene encoding diacylglycerol kinase zeta isoform X4, with translation METFFRRRFQRKEPGPGEGQRRPSSVGLPTGKARRRSPAGQASSLLAQRRRSSAQLQGCLLSCGVGARGASRRRSSTAPPACNPRFVVNEVPTAQPATVGAQLLSTPLLLAGLIGMNEEEEASREEDVTVAALSATQLGARRLGPSLHRGTLLPVPGCLRRRRRASSHLLPADVVYDCALWGLHGYYRRLSQQRAPGPHPGPGGRRASGTAAGALLPARVRPLSRRRQVALRRKSAGPQTWSALLAKAITKSGLQHLAPPPPTPGALCSEPERQIRSTVDWSESATYGEHIWFETNVSGDFCYVGEQYCVAKMLKSVSRRKCAACKIVVHTPCIEQLEKINFRCKPSFRESGSRNIREPTFVRHHWVHRRRQDGKCRHCGKGFQQKFTFHSKEIVAISCSWCKQAYHSKVSCFMLQQIEEPCSLGVHAAVVIPPTWILRARRPQNTLKASKKKKRASFKRKSSKKGPEEGRWRPFIIRPTPSPLMKPLLVFVNPKSGGNQGAKIIQSFLWYLNPRQVFDLSQGGPKEALEMYRKVHNLRILACGGDGTVGWILSTLDQLRLKPPPPVAILPLGTGNDLARTLNWGGGYTDEPVSKILSHVEEGNVVQLDRWDLRAEPNPDAGPEERDEGATDRLPLDVFNNYFSLGFDAHVTLEFHESREANPEKFNSRFRNKMFYAGTAFSDFLMGSSKDLAKHIRVVCDGTDLTPKIQDLKPQCIVFLNIPRYCAGTMPWGHPGEHHDFEPQRHDDGYLEVIGFTMTSLAALQVGGHGERLTQCREVVLTTSKAIPVQVDGEPCKLAASRIRIALRNQATMVQKAKRRSAAPLHSDQQPVPEQLRIQVSRVSMHDYEALHYDKEQLKEASVPLGTVVVPGDSDLELCRAHIERLQQEPEGAGAKSPTCQKLSPKWCFLDATTASRFYRIDRAQEHLNYVTEIAQDEIYILDPELLGASARPDLPTPTSPLPTSPCSPTLRSLPGDAVPPKGEELIEAAKRNNFCKLQELHRAGGDLMHRDEQSRTLLHHAVSTGSKEVVRYLLDHAPPEILDAVEENGETCLHQAAALGQRTICHYIVEAGASLMKTDQQGDTPRQRAEKAQDTELAAYLENRQHYQMIQREDQETAV, from the exons ATGGAGACCTTCTTTAGGAGACGCTTCCAGCGGAAGGAGccaggccccggggaggggcAGCGGCGGCCCAGCAGCGTGGGGCTGCCCACAGGCAAGGCCCGGCGCCGCTCCCCTGCTGGACAGGCCTCCTCCTTGCTGGCACAGCGGCGCCGCTCCAGTGCACAGCTCCAGGGCTGCCTCCTGAGCTGCGGGGTGGGGGCCCGGGGTGCCAGCCGCCGGCGCTCCAGCACCGCACCTCCTGCCTGCAACCCCCGCTTCGTCGTGAATGAGGTGCCCACCGCACAGCCTGCCACTGTTGGGGCGCAGCTTCTCAGCACACCCTTGCTGTTGGCTGGGCTCATAGGcatgaatgaggaggaggaggcgtcTCGGGAGGAGGACGTGACAGTTGCGGCATTGAGTGCCACCCAGCTGGGCGCCAGGAGACTGGGCCCCTCCTTGCACCGGGGCACCCTCCTGCCTGTGCCTGGCTGTCTGCGCCGGCGGCGCCGAgcctcctcccacctgctccctgcTGACGTGGTGTATGACTGTGCCCTCTGGGGCCTGCACGGTTACTATCGACGCCTCAGCCAGCAGCGGGCCCCAGGCCCACACCCCGGCCCTGGGGGCCGAAGAGCCTCAGGCACCGCAGCTGGCGCTCTGCTGCCTGCCCGAGTGCGCCCGCTGTCCCGCAGGCGACAGGTAGCCCTACGGCGCAAGTCGGCGGGACCCCAGACCTGGAGTGCCCTGCTTGC GAAAGCCATCACCAAGTCGGGCCTCCAGCACCTggcaccccctcctcccactcccggGGCCCTGTGCAGTGAGCCAGAGCGGCAGATCCGGAGCACTGTGGACTGGAGT GAATCCGCGACGTATGGGGAACACATCTGGTTCGAGACCAACGTGTCGGGGGACTTCTGCTATGTTGGGGAGCAGTACTGTGTAGCTAAGATGCTG AAGTCAGTGTCCCGGAGAAAGTGTGCAGCCTGCAAGATCGTGGTGCACACCCCCTGCATCGAGCAGCTAGAGAAG ATAAATTTCCGCTGTAAACCATCCTTCCGTGAATCAGGCTCCAGGAACATCCGTGAG CCAACCTTCGTGCGGCACCACTGGGTACACAGACGACGTCAGGATGGCAAGTGTCGGCACTGTGGGAAG GGCTTCCAGCAGAAGTTCACCTTCCACAGCAAGGAGATTGTGGCCATCAGTTGCTCCTGGTGCAAGCAAGCG TACCACAGCAAGGTGTCCTGCTTCATGCTGCAGCAGATAGAGGAGCCGTGCTCCCTGGGTGTCCACGCTGCTGTGGTCATCCCGCCCACCTGGATCCTCCGTGCCCGCAGGCCCCAG AATACCCTCAAGgcaagcaagaagaaaaagagagcatcCTTCAAGAGGAAATCGAGCAAGAAAGGGCCAGAG GAGGGCCGCTGGAGACCCTTCATCATCAGGCCCACCCCGTCACCCCTCATGAAGCCCCTGCTGGTGTTTGTGAACCCCAAGAGTGGAGGCAACCAG GGCGCTAAGATCATCCAGTCCTTCCTGTGGTATCTCAACCCCCGCCAAGTCTTTGACCTGAGCCAGGGCGGGCCCAAGGAGGC GCTGGAGATGTACCGCAAAGTGCACAACCTGCGGATCCTGGCGTGTGGAGGTGATGGCACG GTTGGCTGGATCCTCTCCACTCTGGACCAGCTGCGCCTAAAGCCACCACCACCCGTCGCCATCCTGCCCCTGGGCACTGGCAATGACTTGGCCCGTACCCTCAACTGGGGTGGG GGTTACACGGATGAGCCCGTGTCCAAGATCCTGTCGCATGTGGAGGAGGGGAATGTGGTGCAGCTAGACCGCTGGGACCTCCGTGCTGAGCCCAATCCTGATGCGGGGCCTGAGGAGCGGGACGAGGGCGCCACTGACCGG CTGCCCCTGGATGTCTTCAACAACTACTTCAGCCTGGGCTTTGATGCCCACGTCACCCTGGAGTTTCATGAGTCTCGAG AGGCCAACCCGGAGAAATTCAACAGCCGCTTTCGGAATAAGATGTTCTATGCCGGG acaGCCTTCTCCGACTTCCTGATGGGCAGCTCCAAGGACTTGGCCAAGCACATCCGAGTGGTG TGTGACGGAACTGACCTGACCCCCAAGATTCAGGACCTGAAACCCCAGTGCATTGTTTTCCTGAATATCCCCAG GTACTGCGCAGGCACCATGCCCTGGGGCCACCCTGGGGAGCACCATGACTTTGAGCCCCAGCGGCATGATGATGGCTACCTCGAGGTCATTGGCTTTACCATGACGTCCCTG GCAGCACTGCAGGTGGGTGGGCACGGCGAGCGGTTGACGCAGTGCCGCGAGGTGGTGCTCACTACGTCCAAGGCCATCCCGGTGCAGGTGGATGGCGAGCCCTGCAAGCTCGCAGCCTCGCGCATCCGCATCGCCCTGCGCAACCAGGCCACCATGGTGCAGAAGGCCAAGCGGCGGAGTGCCGCCCCCCTGCATAGCGA CCAGCAGCCCGTGCCTGAGCAGCTGCGGATCCAGGTGAGCCGAGTCAGCATGCACGACTACGAGGCCCTGCATTACGACAAGGAGCAGCTCAAGGAGGCCT CTGTGCCACTGGGCACCGTGGTGGTCCCGGGAGACAGCGACCTAGAGCTCTGCCGTGCCCACATCGAGAGGCTCCAGCAG GAGCCCGAAGGTGCTGGAGCCAAGTCCCCCACCTGCCAGAAACTGTCCCCCAAGTGGTGCTTCCTAGATG CCACCACTGCCAGCCGCTTCTACAGGATCGACCGGGCCCAG GAACACCTCAACTACGTGACCGAGATTGCACAGGACGAGATTTATATCTTGGACCCAGAGCTGCTGGGGGCATCTGCCCGGCCTGACCTCCCAACCCccacttcccctctccccacctccccctgctcacccACGCTCCG GTCACTGCCAGGGGACGCGGTGCCCCCCAAAG GTGAAGAGCTGATTGAGGCGGCCAAGAGGAACAACTTCTGTAAG cTCCAGGAGCTGCACCGAGCGGGGGGTGACCTCATGCACCGGGACGAGCAGAGCCGCACGCTCCTGCACCACGCGGTCAGCACAGGCAGCAAGGAAGTGGTCCGCTACCTGCTGGACCACG ccccccCAGAGATCCTTGATGCTGTGGAGGAGAA TGGGGAGACGTGTCTGCACCAGGCGGCAGCCCTGGGCCAGCGCACCATCTGCCACTACATCGTGGAGGCTGGGGCCTCTCTCATGAAGACAGACCAGCAG GGCGACACTCCCCGGCAGCGGGCCGAGAAGGCTCAGGACACGGAGCTGGCCGCCTACCTGGAGAACCGGCAGCACTACCAGATGATCCAGCGGGAGGACCAAGAGACGGCCGTGTAG